A genomic window from Triticum urartu cultivar G1812 chromosome 7, Tu2.1, whole genome shotgun sequence includes:
- the LOC125518026 gene encoding probable CCR4-associated factor 1 homolog 11 has protein sequence MEAITALVPTHPVVTIDTEFPGVVHDSATPRAKRSPKEAYALVRSNVDHLKHLLQLGLTLSGPGGSHPVVWQFNFRGFDEKRDPHAPESIAMLKAHGMDFARLNQDGIDPGDFTDEFMRSGLNHRCPRRGRSAPEPLTWVAFSGSYDFAYLAKMLFRRGNRRLPQKLEDFRRRVELLFGPWVLDAKYIAKTCSRLGGLELVAGDLGVQRRAGVAHNAGSDSLLTADLMHAIVLPLDYDVRKIHGGKIDGLV, from the coding sequence ATGGAGGCCATCACGGCGCTGGTGCCGACGCACCCGGTGGTGACCATCGACACGGAGTTCCCGGGCGTGGTGCACGACTCGGCCACGCCGCGCGCCAAGCGGAGCCCGAAGGAGGCCTACGCGCTCGTGAGGAGCAACGTGGACCACCTGAAGCACCTGCTGCAGCTCGGCCTCACCCTGTCCGGGCCCGGGGGCAGCCACCCCGTGGTGTGGCAGTTCAACTTCCGGGGCTTCGACGAGAAGCGCGACCCGCACGCGCCGGAATCCATCGCCATGCTCAAGGCCCACGGCATGGACTTCGCCAGGCTTAACCAGGACGGCATCGACCCGGGCGACTTCACCGACGAGTTCATGCGCTCCGGCCTCAACCACCGCTGCCCGCGCCGGGGCAGAAGCGCCCCCGAGCCCCTCACGTGGGTGGCCTTCTCGGGCTCCTACGACTTCGCCTACCTCGCCAAGATGCTCTTCCGCCGAGGCAACAGACGGTTGCCGCAGAAGCTCGAGGACTTCAGAAGGCGCGTGGAGCTGCTCTTCGGCCCGTGGGTGCTCGACGCCAAGTACATTGCCAAGACCTGCAGCAGGCTCGGCGGGCTGGAGCTGGTGGCCGGCGATCTCGGGGTCCAGCGCCGAGCCGGCGTCGCCCACAACGCCGGCTCCGACAGCCTTCTCACCGCCGACCTGATGCACGCCATTGTGTTGCCCCTCGATTACGACGTGCGCAAGATACACGGCGGAAAGATCGATGGGCTCGTCTAA